A stretch of DNA from Nitrospiraceae bacterium:
GAGATAGAGGTCAGTCCTTCAGATTATATTCCATCAAAGCCTGCCGGCATTAAAACAGTAAAGGCTGACGAAAAGGTTATCCTTACATGGAAGGAAAATCCGGAACCCTGGGTTACAAAATACAGAGTCTACCGCAAAATTCACAATGAGGGATTCAAAGTGATCAGCGAACCTGTCACTCCTGTTTTTGTTGACAGGGAAAAAGCGGGAAATAAACAGCTATATAAAATAACTGCTGTTGGTCCGGTTAAAGAAAGCGAACCGTCCCAGATAATAACCGTTGATTTTTAGTTTATAATTAATAAATTCAAATACAATATAAAAGTTCCGATAAGACTATTAAATAATTAAAGACAGCCAATAAACTTTAGACAAGAAAATGAACATATAAGGAGCATATGCAAAAGGTTACTATCCAGGATTTTTTGAAAAAAAAAGCTGAAAAAAAGAAGATTACCATGCTCACTGCATATGACTTTCCATTTGCACAGATTGTTGATGAAGCAGGGATTGATGCAATACTTGTTGGAGATTCCCTGGGGATGGTTGTTCAGGGATTTGAAAATACACTCCCAGTCACAATGGACGAGATGATATATCACACCAAGATGGTTTCGCGAGCTGTAAATAATGCAATGGTAATTGGTGATATGCCTTTTATGTCATATCAGGCAAGTATCGAAGATGCTGTAAGAAATGCGGGAAGATTTATAAAAGAAGGCGGAGCATCTGCAATCAAAATCGAGGGCGGAGCTGAGGTTGCAGACAAAATCAAGGCAATGACCAAATCAGACATCCCTGTTATGGCTCATATAGGACTGACACCGCAATCAATACATAAATTTGGAGGATATAAAGTCCAGGGCAAGACCGAAAAAACCCAGAAAAAACTTATAGAAGAGGCGCATATTATTGAAGATGCAGGCGCTTTCTCCCTCGTGATGGAAGCAATTCCAATGGATCTAGCAAAGAAAATGACTGATGAGCTTTCCATCCCTACTATTGGAATAGGCGGAGGGCCGTATTGCGATGGACAGGTTTTAGTGATCCATGATGTATTAGGACTCTTTGAAAGATTCACACCTAAGTTCGTCAAACGCTATGCTGACCTGAAAACAGAGGCGCTTAATGCTGTAAAGGCTTACAAGGAAGAGGTAGAAAAAGGCATATTCCCTTCGGATGCCCAGAGTTTCAAATAAATAGGCAACCAATATTAATTGTATTCTTTGCAGGGTTTTGAAATTTGTAGAAAAATTTTTAAAATGATAGACTGTGAGCAAGTATGGCAAAAGCTAAAATTCTTCTTGTAGAAGACAGCAATACCCAAGGGGCATTTGTAAAAGACTATCTGGAAAAAACAGGTTACGAGGTTCTCTGGGTTCAAAATGGCAAATCCGCGCTAAAGGCAGTAACAACTGAAAAAATTGACATTGTTCTTCTTGATGTAATCCTTCCTGACATCAGCGGAAACGAGGTCTGCCGATGGATGAAAAGCAATGAAAAAAGCTGTAGCATTCCAATAATAATGCTCACTGTTAAAGGCGCTGTAACTGACAAAATAGCAGGGTTTCAGGCAGGCGCTGACGATTATCTTCCAAAGCCGTACAGTGAGATTGAATTAAATGCAAGAATATACACATGTTTAAGGACTAAAACACTTCAGGACGAATTAAGGAAAAAGAATGTGGAACTCGAAGATAAAAATTTTCAGCTTGAAGCAGTAAATAACAAACTCAATTTGCTGTCTACAACAGACATGCTCACAGGCGCATACAACAGAAGAAAGTTCGAGGAAGTCCTTAAGCTGGAATTTGCTAAGGTGCAAAGATATAACAAGCCTCTGGCATGCATGATGTTAGATATCGATCATTTCAAGAAGATAAATGACACATTCGGACATCATTCAGGAGATGCCGTTCTCAAGGAAACATATGAGATTATAAAATCTTCAGCGAGAGAAATCGATACTGTTGCAAGATGGGGAGGCGAGGAATTTATAATGCTGCTTCCAGATACAAAAAAGGAAGATGCAATGTCCCCTGCCAACAGGATATTAAAAGGGATGAGCAGCCATTTATTCCCTGATATCCCGCATGAACATGTGACTATCAGCATCGGAGTTGCAGGCATCCCAGATCCTAATATAAAAATGACCGATGAGGAAAAGATTGTTCTTGCAGCAGATTTTGCGATGTACGCTGCAAAAAAGAAAGGCCGCAACAGAATAGAGATGGCGTAAAAACTGAACGATGTATCTCGGCGGCTTATATCTCATAACTGACAGAAAATTATCCGATCTCGCCACAAAAGAAATTGTCTCTATTGCATTAAAGTCAGGAATAAAATGCATTCAATACAGGGAAAAAGAAAAAAGCAGACGAGATATCTATAATGAAGCTCTAGAACTCAGAAAATTCACTGAAAAGTTCGACGTAAAACTTATAATAAATGACCATGTTGACATTGCATCTGCAGTAAATGCCGACGGAGTCCATCTTGGGCAAGACGACTTCCCTATAAAAGAGGCACGGAATATCCTCGGCAAAAAAAAAATAATAGGGATATCCACTCATAATATTCATCAAGCACTGAAAGCTGAAGAATATGGTGCAGATTATATTGGATTCGGGCCGATATTCCGCACATTCACCAAAGAAGCAGGCGCCCCAAAAGGAACCGAATCGCTGAGAGAAGTTAAAAAACTTGTAAGAATACCTGTTATTGCAATAGGCGGAATAAATCTCGATAACTTAATGTCCGTTCTTGATGCAGGCGCCGATGCTGTTGCAGTTGCATCTGCAATCCTGCACGGTGACATAACTGAAAACATTAAATCCTTTCTTAATCTACTTTACAAAAAATAATCTCTTAATCTAAAATTCTCTCATTAAAATATACTTAGATACCCAATGAACAATAAGGAGAATCACATGAAAAAATTAATCTTCAATTCAATCATATTATTGACCATCATCTTTATTTTTTTTGCATGCCAGAAAAAAGAGGATTCAATAAAGATCGGCGTTGCCGGCCCCATGACAGGAGATCAGGCGAAAATGGGAACTGATTTCAAAAACGGAATTGAGCTTGCAGTAAAAGAATGGAATGAAAAAGGCGGAATATTTGGAAAGAAAATCGTGATAATTGTACAGGATGACCAGCATGACCCCAAACAGGCAGTTTCAGTCGCAAACAAACTGGTGAATGAGGAAGTTGCGGGGGTAATAGGGCATTTTAATTCAAACTGTTCAATTCCAGCATCAGATATTTATAACCGAGCAGGGATTCCGATGATATCTCCCGGCTCTACGAATCCAAAGCTGACAGAAAAAGGATATATAAATGTTTTCAGGGTATGCGGCAGAGATGACCAACAGGGAAAAGTTGGAGCAGAGTTCACGCTTAAAAAATTAAATATCAAAAAAGCCGCTGTGATACATGACAAAACAACATACGGGCAGGGACTGGCAGACGAATTCAAAAAATCAATCGGCAATAAAATAGAGATTGTATATTACGGAGGGATCGTTCAGGGAGACAAAGATTTCAAGAGTATTTTAACTACTATAAAAAGCAGGAATCCAGAACTTATATTTTTTGGCGGGATATATGTTGAAGCAGGTCTTCTTGTAAGACAGGCAAAAGAACTCGGCATAAAAGCGCCTTTTATGAGCGGAGACGGAACAATAGACCCAAAATTTATAGAAATAGCAGGGGTATCAGCAGCCGAAGGCACATATCTCACATTCAGCCCCGATGCGAGAAAAATCCCATCAGCAAAAAAATTCGTCGACGACTATGAAAAAAAATATGGACCCATCGGACCTTATTCAATCTATGCATATGACGCGGCAAATATATTATTGAACGCTATAAAAGAGACAGGCACAACAGAAAAAAAGAAAGTGATAGAAAAACTTCGCTCAATGAATTTCAGCGGCGCGTTGGGAAAGATTAAATTCGACTCGAAAGGCGACGTTACCGAATCTCCTTTTGTTGTTTGGATCACAAAAAACGGCAAATTCGAAGAACTCTGGAAACCGTAAAAAAGATTGACAATTTGATTTTTAATACTATATTCTAAAAAATAAAAGCAGCCTAAATCCATTTAGTGGATGCGGGGGACCCATAGAGCATGGGGCGTATTTCGAAAGAATAGGGAACTTCCATTCCCGAGCCCGTCAGCTAACCTCGTAGGCGTTTGGAAGGGCAAAGGCCGAAATCAGAGACCGCCGCCCAAGCGGTCTTTTTATTTCCTCTTTTTGTCCCTTAAAGGAGTGAACATGTCTATAAAGAGTTTTCTCATCGGGAGTCCTATTGAGACAATCAATGAAAGCCATGAGAGGCTGTCAAAAAAAATGGGTCTAGCAGTATTTTCTTCTGACCCTCTTTCATCTGTGGCCTACGGAACAGAAGAAATTATGTTTGCTCTAATTGCTGGAGGAACAGCACTTCTCAGTTACACGCTGCCAATTGCCATAGCAATCGTAGTTCTTGTTGCGATTGTAGCCACCTCATATTTCCAGACCGTTCACGCATATTCTTCTGGCGGAGGAGCATATATAGTCGCAAAAGACAATTTAGGTAATCTCCCAGGTCTTATTGCAGGGTCTGCTTTGCTTATCGATTATGTGCTAACAGTAACAGTCAGTGTGGCAGCAGGAATAGCAGCGATTACCTCAGCATTCCCTGTGACTCGTGAATATACTGTCTCTATGTGCATTGCTTCCATTTTGTTCATTACAATAATAAATCTGAGAGGAGTGAGAGAATCAGGAAAAGTTTTTTCGCTTCCTGTATATATTTTCATAGGCAGCTTGCTTGCTCTTATTGTTGTAAGTCTTACAAAATCCATTCATTTACCACGTATTCAATATAAAGAGGTTACTGAGACTGCTGCAGGCATATTCCCTATTTTTATAATACTGAAGGCATTTGCTTCAGGGTGCGCTACTCTAACAGGAATAGAAGCCATATCAAATGGAGTTCGCGCGTTCAAAGCGCCTGAGGCCAAAAATGCGGGTATCACGCTTGTCTGGATGGCATCCATACTTGCAATTCTAACGATAGGCATAGCCTATTTCGCAAATTATTACGGTATCATTCCTAATCCGAATGAGACTGTCATATCTCAACTTGCAAAAACAGTATTTTCAAATGGGGTTGTATATTACACTATTCAGTTTGCCACGATGCTTGTCCTTATCCTTGCTGCAAACACTTCGTTTGCTGATTTTCCAAGGCTTTCCTCAATAATGGCAAATGACCGATTTCTCCCGAGACAGTTATCTAACAGGGGCGACAAGCTAGTCTTTTCAAACGGCATACTGATCCTCAGTCTTCTTTCAGCGCTTCTGATAATCCTTTTTAAGGGCGATACGCACTCATTAATACCTCTTTATGCTGTGGGTGTTTTTACAGCCTTTACCTTATCGCAGATTGGCATGGTCAGACACTGGCTAAGGGGAAAAATGAAGGGCTGGCTCAAAAGCACAATTATCAACGCTATAGGTGGCATGACAACAGGAATAGTTCTTATTATAATCGCAGTTGAAAAGTTCACACATGGAGCATGGATAGTGCTTATCGCCATTCCTGTGCTTGTTATGTTGACACAAAAAATTCACCGCCATTATCTTTCTGTTGCAGAACAGCTTTCTGTTGAAAAATGTATAACTGGAGAAAAAGCATACAAACACCATTCAGTTATCATTCCGATATCAGGCATGCAACAGGCAGTCCTAAATGCTGTAAAGTATGCAAAGGCATTATCCGATGATGTTGTTGCTATTTATGTTTGCCTGAATGAAATGGAAACCGCAAGAATAAAACAAAAATGGGACAGATATTGCACAGGAGTCAATCTTATCATACTCGAATCTCCATATCGCTCCATTAAACAGCCGCTGATAGAGTATATAGATGAGGTTAATGGCAGATATCCAGACGGAGTTATAACTGTTGTGCTTCCTGAATTCGTACCTTTAAAATGGTGGCATCACCTTTTGCACAATCAGACAGCGCTGTTTATAAAGGGACTTTTGCTGCTCAAAAAAGGAGTTGTCTCCACAAGTGTTCCTTTTCATCTGAAGGAATAAGTTATAATTAATTTATTCTTATTCCTTATACCCTACGATCGCGATCCCGGCTTTATCAGCTTCCTTAACCATTTTTTCTCGATGGACAAGAATGCTTTTGCCTGCTTCCACAGCAAGCACACGGGCTTTAACTTTGATCATGGATTTCAATGTATCCATTCCAACAACAGGCACATCAAACCTCATATCCTGTTTTGGCTTGCTTACTTTTACTACCACAGCTCCTTGATGAGCAAGAGTCCCGCCTCTTAAAATTGCCTCGTCAGTGCCTTCTATTGCTTCTATCGCCATGACAGCCTTATCCTTCACAACGACAGTCTGTCCAATATCAAGACCACTAATCTCCTTTGCTATAATCCATCCAAATTCAACATCTTTCTTCTCATCCTCTTTAAGCTTTCCTTTTGTTAAAAGCCCTTCAGGCGTCATGAGTCCTGCGCTGAAATCAGTTGTTTTAAGAAGCTTGATGCCCTCTTCTTCCAGTTCCTTTGCAACAGCAAGGAGTATTGAATCGTCTTTTCTATCCTTGAGGGAAAAAATAAGTTTCACTGCTCTTAGGTCAGGAATTATCCGGCTTTTATAGAGAAGAGATTTCGGGACCTTTCCTGCCATAACAGCCTCTTTTACTTTGTGTTTTTTAAGCGTTTCTATTATTTCGTTAAGCTTACCGACACTTATACGCTTTATTTCATCGCTGTATTCTTCAAGATCATTATCTGCAACAGGCTCAAGCGCAATTATTAAAATCTTGTAACCCTTTGCCCTTCCCTCTGATGCTATAAGTTTGGGGAGTTCGCCCATGCCTGCAATCAATCCGAGTGTTTTCATCCTGCAAAACCAAAAATTAAAAAAGGGAATCGAAGGATATCAGACATCTATCTGCAGATGCCTCTTTTGTTTTTTTCTATAAATTCAAGCAGATGTTTAATTTCGTCTGTAAAAGGGAGTTCCTGCTGAACTTTTTTTATAGCTTCTTTGAGAGTGTTCTTGTCTCTGAAAAGTATTTTATACGCTTTTTTAAGGTCATCCAATACTGCATCAGAAAAACCTGCCCTTTTTAGGCCAACGAGATTAAGTCCGTACAGCTTGGCTCTCGTGCCTGAAGCCAGAGCATATGGAGGCACATCAAGGGAAACTCCGCTTAGTCCTCCTATCATCGAATAGGCTCCAACTCTTGCATTTTGATGTATTGCTACAACTCCTCCTAAAACAACATGATCCTCAATAACAACATGTCCTGCAAGTGTTGCAAGATTTGCCATAACAATATTATTTCCAACTTTGCAGTCGTGTGCTATATGTACATATGCCATCAGAAAATTATTGTCTCCTACTGATGTTATTCCATCTCCTCCGATCGATGCCCTGTGTATGGTGATGTACTCTCTTATGGTATTATTGCTGCCGATCCTTACAGCAGTTTTTTCGTCCTTGTATTTAAGGTCCTGTGGCTGGAGTCCGATGCTTACAAATGAAGATATCTTGCATCCCTCTCCAATCTCAGTATCTCCCTCAATAATGACAT
This window harbors:
- the panB gene encoding 3-methyl-2-oxobutanoate hydroxymethyltransferase yields the protein MQKVTIQDFLKKKAEKKKITMLTAYDFPFAQIVDEAGIDAILVGDSLGMVVQGFENTLPVTMDEMIYHTKMVSRAVNNAMVIGDMPFMSYQASIEDAVRNAGRFIKEGGASAIKIEGGAEVADKIKAMTKSDIPVMAHIGLTPQSIHKFGGYKVQGKTEKTQKKLIEEAHIIEDAGAFSLVMEAIPMDLAKKMTDELSIPTIGIGGGPYCDGQVLVIHDVLGLFERFTPKFVKRYADLKTEALNAVKAYKEEVEKGIFPSDAQSFK
- a CDS encoding diguanylate cyclase, whose product is MAKAKILLVEDSNTQGAFVKDYLEKTGYEVLWVQNGKSALKAVTTEKIDIVLLDVILPDISGNEVCRWMKSNEKSCSIPIIMLTVKGAVTDKIAGFQAGADDYLPKPYSEIELNARIYTCLRTKTLQDELRKKNVELEDKNFQLEAVNNKLNLLSTTDMLTGAYNRRKFEEVLKLEFAKVQRYNKPLACMMLDIDHFKKINDTFGHHSGDAVLKETYEIIKSSAREIDTVARWGGEEFIMLLPDTKKEDAMSPANRILKGMSSHLFPDIPHEHVTISIGVAGIPDPNIKMTDEEKIVLAADFAMYAAKKKGRNRIEMA
- the thiE gene encoding thiamine phosphate synthase — encoded protein: MYLGGLYLITDRKLSDLATKEIVSIALKSGIKCIQYREKEKSRRDIYNEALELRKFTEKFDVKLIINDHVDIASAVNADGVHLGQDDFPIKEARNILGKKKIIGISTHNIHQALKAEEYGADYIGFGPIFRTFTKEAGAPKGTESLREVKKLVRIPVIAIGGINLDNLMSVLDAGADAVAVASAILHGDITENIKSFLNLLYKK
- a CDS encoding branched-chain amino acid ABC transporter substrate-binding protein, with protein sequence MKKLIFNSIILLTIIFIFFACQKKEDSIKIGVAGPMTGDQAKMGTDFKNGIELAVKEWNEKGGIFGKKIVIIVQDDQHDPKQAVSVANKLVNEEVAGVIGHFNSNCSIPASDIYNRAGIPMISPGSTNPKLTEKGYINVFRVCGRDDQQGKVGAEFTLKKLNIKKAAVIHDKTTYGQGLADEFKKSIGNKIEIVYYGGIVQGDKDFKSILTTIKSRNPELIFFGGIYVEAGLLVRQAKELGIKAPFMSGDGTIDPKFIEIAGVSAAEGTYLTFSPDARKIPSAKKFVDDYEKKYGPIGPYSIYAYDAANILLNAIKETGTTEKKKVIEKLRSMNFSGALGKIKFDSKGDVTESPFVVWITKNGKFEELWKP
- a CDS encoding APC family permease, with product MSIKSFLIGSPIETINESHERLSKKMGLAVFSSDPLSSVAYGTEEIMFALIAGGTALLSYTLPIAIAIVVLVAIVATSYFQTVHAYSSGGGAYIVAKDNLGNLPGLIAGSALLIDYVLTVTVSVAAGIAAITSAFPVTREYTVSMCIASILFITIINLRGVRESGKVFSLPVYIFIGSLLALIVVSLTKSIHLPRIQYKEVTETAAGIFPIFIILKAFASGCATLTGIEAISNGVRAFKAPEAKNAGITLVWMASILAILTIGIAYFANYYGIIPNPNETVISQLAKTVFSNGVVYYTIQFATMLVLILAANTSFADFPRLSSIMANDRFLPRQLSNRGDKLVFSNGILILSLLSALLIILFKGDTHSLIPLYAVGVFTAFTLSQIGMVRHWLRGKMKGWLKSTIINAIGGMTTGIVLIIIAVEKFTHGAWIVLIAIPVLVMLTQKIHRHYLSVAEQLSVEKCITGEKAYKHHSVIIPISGMQQAVLNAVKYAKALSDDVVAIYVCLNEMETARIKQKWDRYCTGVNLIILESPYRSIKQPLIEYIDEVNGRYPDGVITVVLPEFVPLKWWHHLLHNQTALFIKGLLLLKKGVVSTSVPFHLKE
- the lpxI gene encoding UDP-2,3-diacylglucosamine diphosphatase LpxI (LpxI, functionally equivalent to LpxH, replaces it in LPS biosynthesis in a minority of bacteria.); translated protein: MKTLGLIAGMGELPKLIASEGRAKGYKILIIALEPVADNDLEEYSDEIKRISVGKLNEIIETLKKHKVKEAVMAGKVPKSLLYKSRIIPDLRAVKLIFSLKDRKDDSILLAVAKELEEEGIKLLKTTDFSAGLMTPEGLLTKGKLKEDEKKDVEFGWIIAKEISGLDIGQTVVVKDKAVMAIEAIEGTDEAILRGGTLAHQGAVVVKVSKPKQDMRFDVPVVGMDTLKSMIKVKARVLAVEAGKSILVHREKMVKEADKAGIAIVGYKE
- the lpxA gene encoding acyl-ACP--UDP-N-acetylglucosamine O-acyltransferase gives rise to the protein MSAQIHQSAIISPKAEIDEDVSIGPFCIIGEGVKIKKGTSIASNVIIEGDTEIGEGCKISSFVSIGLQPQDLKYKDEKTAVRIGSNNTIREYITIHRASIGGDGITSVGDNNFLMAYVHIAHDCKVGNNIVMANLATLAGHVVIEDHVVLGGVVAIHQNARVGAYSMIGGLSGVSLDVPPYALASGTRAKLYGLNLVGLKRAGFSDAVLDDLKKAYKILFRDKNTLKEAIKKVQQELPFTDEIKHLLEFIEKNKRGICR